TACATAGAAGAATGGAATGGGAACAGGGATTTGAAACTAAATGTAAAGGGGATAAGAGGGCTTATTGGGAGAACCTTTTAAATTGTTTGCTAAGCGACAAACCCTGTGACTGATAGGACGAGCCTATATTTTTTCCATAAATCTTCTGCGGCGATGCCAGCAGTCTTTCGTAAATCAATCTGCCGACTATCTGTCCGTCTTCCAGAATAAATGGCACTTCGTGGGAACGAACCTCAAGCACAGCACGCGTCCCTTTAATGTCGTCATTGCCATACCCAAAGCCCGGGTCAAAAAAACCTGCATAGTGGATGCGAAATTCACCGACTGCCGGGTCATAGGCAACCATTTCTGCTGCAAAGTCAGGCGGGACGCGGACTTTTTCTTTTGACATCAGGATATAAAAATCATTCGGGTTTAAAACTATGGAGGATTTTTTCGGCCTGTAGAGCGGCTCCCAGAATTCCATAGGGTCGTAATAATCTATCTTTTCCAGATTGACAAGGGGGGTATGGCTCTTTGCCCTATACCCGATGATTTCAGATTCATCTTTCCCTTGCAAGTCTATGGATATTCTTAAGCCTTGAGAAATCTTTGCCTGCTGAGGCATGTCATCTTCCGAATAAACCAGTTTTTCTTTTTTATCCAGTTTGTTCAGTTTAGCATCGCTTTCATCGCCTGCATCGCCGCATACAAAACGCAATTGGTTCAGTTTCATCCCCTCTTTAACAAGAATGCTGAATGTCCTTGGCACAATTTCAACATATAACTTACCCTTGTAACCCGGCGAAACCCTGTCAAATTCTGTTCCATAGTCAACAATAAGTCTTGTGAATACATCTAATCTACCAGTAGTGCTTTTAGGATTTGCCTTGCCGGAAATTGCGCTGGGAAGGTGCAGTTCCTCCATCAAAGGCACGATATAGACGCATCCTTTTTCAAGGACAGAGGGTTTGGTAAGGTCAATTGTATGCATTACTAAGTCATCCACTTTTGATTCTACAGTTGTTTTTTCTCCCGGCAGAAAACTCGCCCTTACCCGATAGGCAACTGCTCCCAGTCTCAGGTCTATGCTGGCAGGTTGAATCTGGTCGTTTGAAATGGGCGCTTTGGCAGAGATGCACCCTGCCTTAATCAAGGCTTCAATCTTTTGGGAAGGAAAAACCCCTGATGCAGAAATCTCCTTCAACTCTTTTTCTAATTCAGGAAGCAATGTGGCAATGTTGCTGTTCATTATCAACCTCGTAAATTAAATTCCAAGATTTCTGCTGTTAGCGTATAAATCCAATAAATCTATCTCTTTAATTCTAAATGCAGTTCCTCGGTTTCTTACTGTGCCATTTTCTTTAAGATGCATCCTCAAATCAATTCCAACCTTGCTGGACTTAAAGGCATTTATAAAATTTCGCGGTATAGGGTCGGTAAGTATATATGCCTCATTGTATAAAAATTCTTCCTCACCGCTTGCATCAAATCGTCTATCTGCAATAACGAAGAGAACCCTACTGAGCTTTGAAACTAATTTTCCAACCATTATGAAAACATCCCATATGGCTAATAGATTCCCATTTTCGTCTATTAGACTTACTCTATTGTTTAAATCATCGATTAGAAGGATTAGACCTTGAGATATTTGTCTTCCGGCATAAACGGTATTTTTTAAAGCCTTTCTTCCTGATTCATCAATATATCCGTATTTTTCTATAAACTCCTTTTGAGATATATGCCAGACTCCCTTATTGAAACAAAACAGTGTTACAAGAGAAGCAGAATCTCTCCGCGTTGTTTTAATCTCTACTCTTCCGCAGAGATCAGGAACAGGAATATTAGTTTCGGGCAATCCCATTTTTTGCTCAAAAGTATGCCCTACTCCAGCGGAGCAAGGCTTCAAGCGAGGCATACTTTTGTAGTATGTTGAGCGCAGAAGCCGCAGTGGCAACACAGCGGATGGGCGTTTTTCAGCGTGAATATCATCACCCGCAGTCCGAATACCCGCAAGAACACTTAGCGCAGCCTTCCTCATACTGCATCTGCGCGCCGCAGTCAGGGCATGCGCCTCTAAAACCAAGTTCGGAGTTATGAGTTCGGAGTTTAGAGTTAAAGAATTTCTTTTCTATTTCTTCACTTTGAACTTTGAATTTTGAACTTTGAATTTTGTAGTTAATATACCAGTCCAAAGCCTTTGCAACTGCATCAGAGCAGGAAAGTATCTTTCCATTGCCATAGCCTTGAGGCACATGGCATGATATACCATGCATCTGTTTTGCAACCTCCTCAGGTTGTATTCCGCTTCTTAGCGCCAAAGACGCCATCCTTCCGATTGCCTCACACTGGGATGCTGCACAGCCGCCTGCCTTGCCTATCTGTGTAAATATCTCAAATGGTCTGCCTTCCTCATCTTCATTTACCGTTACATATAAATTCCCGCACCCTGTCTTCATCTTCCTTGTTGCACCGAATGTAACATCACCTCTAGGTTTTGGAGTTAGAGAGTTATGGAGTTGTGGAGTTGTGGAATTTAACTCCTTAACTCCTAAACTCTTAGACTCTGAACTCTTGCCTTTATTCAACACCTGAATATCCCTTGAACCGTCCCTGTAAACCGTTACACCCTTGCAGTTTAGTTTATATGCAAGTTTATAGACCTCTGCCACATCCTCAACTGTCGCGTCATTTGAAAAATTAACTGTCTTTGAAACAGCATTGTCAGTATACTTCTGGAATGCGGCCTGCATTCTTATATGCCACTCAGGTGTAATATCATGGGATGTTACAAATACATCCCTTATACCATCAGGTATACCTTTGATGTCATGGACACTGCCTGTAGAAGCAACCTTCTTCATCAATTCCGTACTAAAAAAACCCCCTGCCTTTGCAGTTTCTTCAAAGAGCGGGTTTACATCCACAAGCTGAGCACCATCAAGGACATTCCTTGTGAATGCCAATGCAAACACAGGCTCTATACCTGAAGAACATCCTGCGATAATTGATATTGTGCCTGTGGGCGCAATGGTTGTAACTGTGGCATTTCTTACCTTTAGTTTACCATCATAAATAGAGCCTTTGTAATTAGGGAATACCCCCCTCTTTTCTGCAAGTTCACAGGATGTCTCTCTCCCCTTTTCCTGTATGAATGACATGACCTTTTCAGCAGTATCTATTGCCTCATGTGAATTGTAGGGTATGCCAAGTTTTATAAGCATGTCTGCGAAACCCATTACGCCAAGCCCTATCTTTCTGTTACCCTTTGTCATCTTCTCAATCTCAGGGATAGGGTATTTGTTCATATCTATCACATTGTCAAGAAAATGAACCGCCTTTTTTGTAACATACTCCAGTTTGTCCCAATCCATTTCGTATAGTTCGGAGTCTTTACTCCCGACTCCTGACTCCTGACTCCTGACTATCTTTCTTGCCATCTTTGCCAGATTTATACTTCCAAGATTGCAGGACTCATAGGGAAGCAGCGGCTGCTCACCGCATGGATTCGTTGACTCTATCTCACCGATATGTGGCGTAGGGTTGTCCCTGTTGATTCTATCAATAAAGATTATGCCGGGGTCCCCGTTTTTCCATGCCATTGATACAACCTTGTTAAACACCTCTTTTGCATTCAATCTGCCCATAATCCTTTTGTCACGGGGATTTATGAGTTCATAGTCCTCCCCGTCAAATGCCGCCTTCATAAACCGCTCTGTTATAGCAACAGATATATTGAAGTTATTCAACTTGTCATTATCCTCTTTGCATGTAATAAAATGCATGATGTCAGGGTGGTCAATACGGAGGATGCCCATATTTGCGCCTCTCCTTGTGCCGCCCTGTTTTATTGCCTCTGTAGCGCTGTCAAATACTGTCATAAATGATATTGGGCCGCTTGATATCCCTGATGTTGAACCAACCATATCTCCTGATGGTCTGAGTCTTGAGAATGAAAACCCTGTGCCGCCGCCGCTCTTGTGAATCAGAGCAGTGTGCTTGACAGCCTCAAATATACTCTCCATAGAATCATCAACAGGAAGGACGAAACATGCCGATAATTGCTGGAGTTCTCTGCCTGCGTTCATAAGCGTAGGTGAGTTGGGCAAAAACTCAAGTGATGCCATAATGCCGAGAAACTCCTCTTTGATTCTATTAATATCAACGTCTTTGTCATACAGTATATCAGCCTGTGCAATATTGTTTGCCACACGGATAAACATATCTTCCGGAGATTCTACTGCCTTGCCCAAGGCATCTTTTTTTAGATACCTTTTTTCAAGAACACGGATGGCATTTTCTGTAAGATTAAGAAGTGATGTATTAAGATGTGTTCTACTCTGCCCGTGAAAAGCATGCTTTTCACCCCTTTGCCCTTCTATAATGATATTGCTTTGCATGATAATATGCACCTCCTCACAATATATTGTATTATTGCTACAATATACCACTATATATAGTGTTGTCAAGGGGAAAAAGCGTTGTATAGTTTATCCTTGACAACTATATGGCAATTGTTTTATGGTTACCGCACTTTTTTTGTATACAGTATATATAAGGAAAGGGTCAAAGATGCTCCTTTCATACCTATCTGTAATCATTATGCTGGGCTTTGTGGTCTTTTTAGCCTTTGCAGTCCTTTTTGTAAGTTCTGTTGTAGCGCCCAAAAATCCTTACAAGAATAAACTATCGCCATGGGAATGCGGCATGGAGCCTGTTGGCAATGCTGATGCAGGACAATTCAGAGTGCATTTCTTTGTTATAGCCATACTATTCATAGTGTTTGATGTCGAGACATTATATTTATTCCCGTGGGCTGTTGTATTGAAACAAATCGGGCTTTTTGCATTTATTGAGATGTTCATATTCATATTTGTCCTTGCAGTAGGACTTGTGTATGCATGGGCAAAGGGGGCGCTGGAATGGGTATAGCAAGAAACCCTCTTGAAAATGTTGCACAGTTCACCACCCTTGATGCAATCGTTGAGTTTACAGGCAAAACCGCTGCCACTGTAACAAAGGCTACAGGGATGGATAAGATTGTGGACGGTGTTGTCAATTGGGGCAGACGCTCTGCATTATGGCCCATGACCTTTGGTCTTGCATGCTGCGCTATAGAGATGATAGCAGCGGGCTGCTCAAGATATGATACGGACAGGCTAGGCATAATATTCAGACCATCGCCAAGGCAGTCTGATGTTATAGTTATTGCAGGCACAATGACAAAAAAGATAGCGCCTGCTGTTAAGATGCTGTATGACCAGATGGCGGAGCCTAGGTGGGTGATTGCCCTTGGAGGCTGTGCATCAGCAGGCGGTCCTTACAACACTTATTCTGTTGTTCAGGGGACAGATTTAGTTATACCCGTTGATGTGTATATTCCCGGCTGTCCGCCAAGACCCGATGCCCTTTTATACGGCTTTTTGCAGCTGCAGGAAAAAATAAGAAGAGAAATGCCGTCTGTATGGGCAAAGTATGAGAAAAAATAAGAGGTCAATGTATAAATGACAATCGTCCCTGATTCAATTCTGGTAAAAACCCTAAAAGACAAATTCTCTGACTCCATTGTTGATACGATTATATTCAGAAACGAGCTCACCCATATCATTAAAAAGGACAGCCTTTTGCAAATCTGCAAGTTTCTAAAAGATGACCCGGAGATGCAGTTCAATTTCCTAGTTGATATAGTTGGTATTGACTATCACCCGCAAAAACCAAGATTTGAGGTTGTATATCACCTCTATTCAATCCCCAAAAAATACAGAATAAGATTAAAGATAAAGGTTGATGAAAATGAAACTGTCCCTTCCGCAATATCTGTCTGGAAGTCTGCAGACTGGGCGGAAAGGGAGGTCTATGATATGTTCGGGATTATATTTGAAAACCACCCAAATTTGAAAAGAATCTATCTGTCTGATGACTGGGATGGCTTTCCTTTAAGAAAGGATTATCCACTGCGGGGCTATAAGGACAAATATAATCCGTTTGGGGAAGAAAAGAAATAATGGAAGATATAACTACCACTAAAGAAATCACATTGAGCATGGGGCCCCAGCACCCATCTGCCCACGGAGTTCTTCATCTTATCCTTGACATGCAGGGTGAGAGGATTATGAAGGCATCCCCTGATATTGGTTATCTTCACAGAGGCACAGAAAAGATTGCTGAAAATCTCTTGTATTTCCAATTTGTCCCTTATACAGACAGGCTTGACTACATGGCAGGCATGTCAAACAACCTTGCCTATGTTCAGTCTGTAGAGAAACTTCTTGAACTTGAAGCGCCTGAAAGGGCAAAGTATATAAGGGTAGTTGCAGCAGAACTTTCAAGGATTGCAGGGCATCTCCTTTCTATAGGCGCATGGGGGTTGGATTTAGGCGCGATGACAGTCCTTCTGTACGCATTCAGGGAAAGGGAGATGGTTCTTGATTTATTTGAGATGCTCTGCGGCGCCAGAATGACATTCAATTATTTAAGGATTGGCGGTGTTAGAAGGGATGTTACCCCGGAGTTTAAAGATAAGTGCCTTGAGTTTGTCCAACTCTTCCCTGACAGGATAGATGACTATGAGCAATTATTAACAGACAATAGAATCTGGCTGAAAAGGAATAAAGGTGTAGGCGTTATATCAGCAGAGGATGCAATAAGTCTGGGTTTGAGCGGTCCTAATTTAAGGGGGAGCGGGATTAAATGGGACATCAGAAAAAACGAGCCATACCTTGTTTATGACAGATTTAATTTTGAAATTCCAACAGGTGAAAACGGCGACTGTTTTGACAGATATATGGTAAGAATAAATGAAATGAGGCAGTCCGCAAGGATTATCGAGCAGGCATTGACACAGATGCCCGATGGCAACTATTCAGCTGATGCGCCTGATTTTGTCCCTCCAAAGAGACAGGATATAGAGACAAACATGGAATCCCTTATCCATCATTTTAAACTTATATCACAAGGTTTCAAGACCCCCAAAGGCGAGGTGTATTCAAGCATTGAATCGCCCAAAGGAGAACTTGGCGTTTATATTGTAAGCGATGGTTCTGAAAAACCTTTCAGATTAAAACTAAGAGCGCCGTCTTTTGTGAATCTGCAGTCTGTTGACACTATGTGCAGAAACCAATATTTTGCAGATGTTATTGCAATTGTCTCAAGTTTAGACCCTGTTTTTGGAGAGGTGGATAAGTAAATACAGGCAATAGGCGATAGGCAATGGGCAATATGCTTGAAGCCCATAACCTATAGCCTATTGCCTATAGCCCATATTCCATATGCTTTCAGATAAATCAATAGAAAAGATAAAATTAGCGCTTGCCAAGTATCCCAACAAGATGTCTGCGGCTATGGATGCCTTGCATATTGTTCAGGAAGAGTTTGGCTATCTCCCTGAAGATGCGGTTCGTGAAACTGCCAGCATACTTGAAATGCCGCCTGTGAGGCTTAATTCTGTCGCAGGTTTTTACACAATGTATAATAAAAAACCTGTTGGAAAACATCACATACAGGTTTGCACAAATGTTTCATGCTCGCTTCTTGGTTCAGAACACATTGTTGAATTTTTATCACGAAAACTTGGCATTAAAAAGGGCGAGACAACTTTAGACAAGAAATTTACACTTTCAGAGGTGGAATGTCTTGGCTAATGCGGCACAGCGCAAATGATGCAAATCAACGATGATTATTATGAAAACATTACAGATGAAAAGATTGAGGAGATATTGAAAAACTTAAAATAAAGACAGGCAATAGGCGATGGGCAATAGGCAATGGGAATTTCCCAAAACCTATAGCCTATAACCTATAGCCTATAGCCTATAGCCTACTATGTTTGAACCTATTCTTCTAAAAAACATAAACACCCCGCAGTCCCATACAATAGATGTGTATCTAAAGAACGGGGGCTATCAGGCGGTTACTGCTGCTTTAAAGATGCAGCCTGAACAGATCATCCAAATTATAAAGGATTCAGGGCTTAGGGGCCGCGGGGGCGCAGGTTTTTCCACAGGTCTAAAATGGAGTTTTATCCCGAAAGACCCAACCATCCCAAAATACCTTTGCTGTAATGCTGATGAAGGCGAACCCGGAACATTTAAGGACAGGGTAATAATTGAGAAGGACCCTCATCAGTTAATTGAGGGTATGATAATAGCCTGTTATGCAATAGGCGCTGCAAAGGCATATATCTATATCAGGGGTGAGTTTGCATTTGGTGCAAACAGGCTGCAGACTGCTATTGATGAGGCATACGGGAAGGGGTATCTTGGTAAAAATATACTTGGTTCAAATTTCAACATAGACATCTATGTTCACAAGGGCGCGGGCGCATATATATGCGGAGAGGAAACAGCGCTTTTGGAATCAATAGAGGGGAGAAGGGGACAGCCAAGGATAAAACCGCCTTTCCCTGCCCTTGTCGGACTTTTCGGCAAGCCTACAGTTATAAACAATGTGGAGACCTTATCGTGCATCTCTCATATTGTAAACAGGGGACCGAAATGGTTTGCATCTATTGGACCAGAAAAGAGCCCTGGAACAAAACTATTTGGCGTAAGCGGACATGTTAATAAACCGGGCATGTATGAACTTCCAATGGGCACAACAGCAAGGGAGATTATATACAATTATGCAGGAGGGATAAGGGACAACAAAAAACTCAAGGCATTTATACCCGGCGGTGTTTCAGCGCCAATGTTGACTTCAAAGGATTTAGATACATCAATGGATTTTGACAGCCTTGCTGCAAAAGGGACAATGCTGGGTTCAGGAGGCATAATTGTTATGGATGAGTCGTCCTGCATTGTAAAGGTGGCAATGAGGACAATGGGATTTTTCAGGCATGAATCGTGCGGAAAATGCACGCCCTGCAGAGAGGGGACTGACTGGACATATAAACTGCTTCAGAGGATTGAGCATGGGCAAGGCAAAGAAGGGGATGTGGAACTTTTAGAGAAACTCTGCGGGAATATCTTTGGCAGGACATTCTGTCCCCTCGGAGACGGCGCGGTTATGGCTTTAAGAGGCGCATTAAAGAATTTCAGAGATGAGTTTGTGGAGCATGTTAAACACAAAAAATGTATGGCAATAGGCGATGGGCTATAGACTATAGGAAAACCCAAACCCATAGCCTATCATAAAATAGGGACAGCGACTATTAAAATAGAATCTGCCCGCAACGGCAGATAACATGGTAAGACTAATATAATGAGCATTATGAAATAGGAGGTGAGATTACATGTTAACAATTAAAGAGTCTGTAATATCAACCGTAAAAGAAATGCCTGAAAATGTGACATTAGAAGATATAATGGAATCACTTTATGTAAAACAAAAGATAATAAAGGGGCAATCACAGTTGGAATCCGGCCAATTTTATACGCATGAAGAGGCAAAGGGAATATTGAAAGAATGGCTAAAATAAAATGGTCAAAAGATTCAATTGATGACATAAAAGAAATATGTGGATTTATTGCGGAAGACTCGTTGTGCTACGCCGTTATCTTTAAAGACAGAATTTTTGAGATGGTCGAACACCTGGAATTGTTTCCTGAAATGGGGCGAAAGGTTCTGGAAGCCGATGACCCTAATGTAAGGGAGTTAATATATAAAAATTACAGAATCGTATATCAGATTAAAGAGGGGTATTTGGAAATTATCACAGTGATTCATGGCAGCAGATTGCTAAAATTAAAATCTTCGGAGAACTGAACTCTCAACTCCGAACCCATAACTGTATTTATTATGGCAACTGTAAAAATCAACGGAAAGGAAATCACAGTAGAAGACGGAACTCTTATCCTTGACGCTGCGCGGCAGGCAGGATTTGAAATACCTACCTTTTGTTATCAGGCAAGGCTTTCAAAACAGGGTTCATGCAGGATGTGTCTTGTGGAGATAGCAGGGCAGAAAAAACTCCAGCCGTCATGTGTAACACCTGTGCTGCACGGTATGGAGGTGTTTACTGAAAATGATACTGTTAAATCTGCCCGTTCATTCATGCTTGAATTTTTACTTGCAAATCATCCATTAGACTGCCCTACATG
This is a stretch of genomic DNA from Deltaproteobacteria bacterium. It encodes these proteins:
- a CDS encoding 2'-deoxycytidine 5'-triphosphate deaminase, which produces MNSNIATLLPELEKELKEISASGVFPSQKIEALIKAGCISAKAPISNDQIQPASIDLRLGAVAYRVRASFLPGEKTTVESKVDDLVMHTIDLTKPSVLEKGCVYIVPLMEELHLPSAISGKANPKSTTGRLDVFTRLIVDYGTEFDRVSPGYKGKLYVEIVPRTFSILVKEGMKLNQLRFVCGDAGDESDAKLNKLDKKEKLVYSEDDMPQQAKISQGLRISIDLQGKDESEIIGYRAKSHTPLVNLEKIDYYDPMEFWEPLYRPKKSSIVLNPNDFYILMSKEKVRVPPDFAAEMVAYDPAVGEFRIHYAGFFDPGFGYGNDDIKGTRAVLEVRSHEVPFILEDGQIVGRLIYERLLASPQKIYGKNIGSSYQSQGLSLSKQFKRFSQ
- a CDS encoding vitamin B12-dependent ribonucleotide reductase codes for the protein MQSNIIIEGQRGEKHAFHGQSRTHLNTSLLNLTENAIRVLEKRYLKKDALGKAVESPEDMFIRVANNIAQADILYDKDVDINRIKEEFLGIMASLEFLPNSPTLMNAGRELQQLSACFVLPVDDSMESIFEAVKHTALIHKSGGGTGFSFSRLRPSGDMVGSTSGISSGPISFMTVFDSATEAIKQGGTRRGANMGILRIDHPDIMHFITCKEDNDKLNNFNISVAITERFMKAAFDGEDYELINPRDKRIMGRLNAKEVFNKVVSMAWKNGDPGIIFIDRINRDNPTPHIGEIESTNPCGEQPLLPYESCNLGSINLAKMARKIVRSQESGVGSKDSELYEMDWDKLEYVTKKAVHFLDNVIDMNKYPIPEIEKMTKGNRKIGLGVMGFADMLIKLGIPYNSHEAIDTAEKVMSFIQEKGRETSCELAEKRGVFPNYKGSIYDGKLKVRNATVTTIAPTGTISIIAGCSSGIEPVFALAFTRNVLDGAQLVDVNPLFEETAKAGGFFSTELMKKVASTGSVHDIKGIPDGIRDVFVTSHDITPEWHIRMQAAFQKYTDNAVSKTVNFSNDATVEDVAEVYKLAYKLNCKGVTVYRDGSRDIQVLNKGKSSESKSLGVKELNSTTPQLHNSLTPKPRGDVTFGATRKMKTGCGNLYVTVNEDEEGRPFEIFTQIGKAGGCAASQCEAIGRMASLALRSGIQPEEVAKQMHGISCHVPQGYGNGKILSCSDAVAKALDWYINYKIQSSKFKVQSEEIEKKFFNSKLRTHNSELGFRGACPDCGAQMQYEEGCAKCSCGYSDCG
- a CDS encoding NADH-quinone oxidoreductase subunit A is translated as MLLSYLSVIIMLGFVVFLAFAVLFVSSVVAPKNPYKNKLSPWECGMEPVGNADAGQFRVHFFVIAILFIVFDVETLYLFPWAVVLKQIGLFAFIEMFIFIFVLAVGLVYAWAKGALEWV
- a CDS encoding NADH-quinone oxidoreductase subunit B, yielding MGIARNPLENVAQFTTLDAIVEFTGKTAATVTKATGMDKIVDGVVNWGRRSALWPMTFGLACCAIEMIAAGCSRYDTDRLGIIFRPSPRQSDVIVIAGTMTKKIAPAVKMLYDQMAEPRWVIALGGCASAGGPYNTYSVVQGTDLVIPVDVYIPGCPPRPDALLYGFLQLQEKIRREMPSVWAKYEKK
- a CDS encoding NADH-quinone oxidoreductase subunit C is translated as MTIVPDSILVKTLKDKFSDSIVDTIIFRNELTHIIKKDSLLQICKFLKDDPEMQFNFLVDIVGIDYHPQKPRFEVVYHLYSIPKKYRIRLKIKVDENETVPSAISVWKSADWAEREVYDMFGIIFENHPNLKRIYLSDDWDGFPLRKDYPLRGYKDKYNPFGEEKK
- the nuoD gene encoding NADH dehydrogenase (quinone) subunit D; amino-acid sequence: MEDITTTKEITLSMGPQHPSAHGVLHLILDMQGERIMKASPDIGYLHRGTEKIAENLLYFQFVPYTDRLDYMAGMSNNLAYVQSVEKLLELEAPERAKYIRVVAAELSRIAGHLLSIGAWGLDLGAMTVLLYAFREREMVLDLFEMLCGARMTFNYLRIGGVRRDVTPEFKDKCLEFVQLFPDRIDDYEQLLTDNRIWLKRNKGVGVISAEDAISLGLSGPNLRGSGIKWDIRKNEPYLVYDRFNFEIPTGENGDCFDRYMVRINEMRQSARIIEQALTQMPDGNYSADAPDFVPPKRQDIETNMESLIHHFKLISQGFKTPKGEVYSSIESPKGELGVYIVSDGSEKPFRLKLRAPSFVNLQSVDTMCRNQYFADVIAIVSSLDPVFGEVDK
- the nuoF gene encoding NADH-quinone oxidoreductase subunit NuoF, producing the protein MFEPILLKNINTPQSHTIDVYLKNGGYQAVTAALKMQPEQIIQIIKDSGLRGRGGAGFSTGLKWSFIPKDPTIPKYLCCNADEGEPGTFKDRVIIEKDPHQLIEGMIIACYAIGAAKAYIYIRGEFAFGANRLQTAIDEAYGKGYLGKNILGSNFNIDIYVHKGAGAYICGEETALLESIEGRRGQPRIKPPFPALVGLFGKPTVINNVETLSCISHIVNRGPKWFASIGPEKSPGTKLFGVSGHVNKPGMYELPMGTTAREIIYNYAGGIRDNKKLKAFIPGGVSAPMLTSKDLDTSMDFDSLAAKGTMLGSGGIIVMDESSCIVKVAMRTMGFFRHESCGKCTPCREGTDWTYKLLQRIEHGQGKEGDVELLEKLCGNIFGRTFCPLGDGAVMALRGALKNFRDEFVEHVKHKKCMAIGDGL
- a CDS encoding type II toxin-antitoxin system RelE/ParE family toxin, which translates into the protein MAKIKWSKDSIDDIKEICGFIAEDSLCYAVIFKDRIFEMVEHLELFPEMGRKVLEADDPNVRELIYKNYRIVYQIKEGYLEIITVIHGSRLLKLKSSEN